Within Vicia villosa cultivar HV-30 ecotype Madison, WI linkage group LG1, Vvil1.0, whole genome shotgun sequence, the genomic segment CGTTGCAAACTCTTGCTACACGTCGTCGTTTTAAACATCTTATATCATATCACGTGCAAGTTGCAACGTTCATTTATGCATGCCACTGGGGTGAAAAAAAGCTAGGAAAAGAAGCATAAACTAATAGCGTTTAGTGCTTTATCTCATTGTTTGCAACTTACGCTAAAAAGGAATATATATTGCTTTGACAACCATGTGCTTTGTTCGAGGGTACTCCAATGTCTTATCTCATCATATATAATCCATCAAACAAAGGTCACATATTCTTTAATGCCATGAAAGGGACAAGCCCCCAAAAGAGGAAAACTAGAACAATCGGAAGTATTTTGGGAAAAAATTCCAACACATAGCATGAAACAACCTTTTTTTGAAATCCTCTAGCATTATGtccttaatttttttttccatttaaacTATATGTTACAACCTGAGCTTCCTTCAGCAGCAAGCAACAATGAAGACACAAATGGAGAGAGTGTAACTACCTAACTGATTGATTAGTGATACAGCTGGAAGTTAGTTAGTAGTTTAAGATTGTATATAGGCAGTGCATGATAAGCTAAACATGCATCACTTAGTTGTGTATATAAACAACTTGTAATCTTCTCTATCTTCTTAATGAAGCAAgtttcatttctttcaattcatAATATGGTATCAGTTGAACATATCCTTGCTTCATTCATCTTCTTTGTTTGCCTCATTCATCAAGATCTTGCTTCTTGATTTTTCTGAAACTTTctgttcttcttttcttcttcgttCCGATTCCTTCTTTTGGATTTTTCTTTCTCATCGATCCAGTGTTCTTGATTTCTCATCATGCCTCCGCGTGTTGCACCACCTGATATTGACTCACCCTACTATATCCATCCAAGTGAAGGACCAAACTCTGTTTGCATCTCACCAAAACTCAATGGTTCCAATTATCTTGCATGGAGTAAGTCTATGCAACGAGCGTTGGGAGCGAAGAACAAGTTTCAATTCATCAATGGCGATCTTGATATTCCTTCACATCAAGATCTCAATCGTAATCAATGGGAAAGGTGCAATCATTTGATTCATTCTTGGTTATTGAATTCTGTTTCTGAACAAATTGCTTCAACTATCGTATTTCATGCTAATGCAATTGACGTTTGGATTGATTTACGTGAGCGTTTTTCAAAAGCTGGTCGTATTCGCATTTTTAATCTTCGTTCTTCGATCAACAACTTGAAGCAAGTGTCACGATCTGTTATGGATTACTTCATTGAGTTAAGAGGACTATGGGAAGAGCTCAATGAACACCGTCCACTTTCATCATGCTCGTGTGTTCAACAATGTCGTTGCCTTGCTATGCAGAATGTTCGTGCGTATCGTGCTGAAGATCAGGTTATGCAATTCTTAACTGGTCTTAATGAACGTTTTTCAGTGGTTAGAACTCAAGTTTTGCTCATGGAACCTTTGCCACCAATTAACAAGGTATATTCCTTAGTAGTGCAAGAAGAGAGTAATCATAATTCTGCTAGTGTTACTGAAGATGAGTCTGCACTCATGGTGAATGCTGCTCAACGTTTTGAGTCCAAAGGCAAATCTCCTCATTATAAGCATCCTCCTCGCCAATGCACCTTTTGTCATAGAACTGGCCACACTGTGGATTTCTGTTATCAAAAGCATGGTCACCCTAATTTCAACAAAAACAAATCACAAGCTAATGCTTCCACAACTCATACATCTGATGTTGATCATACACCTGAGAATTCTACAACAATTTCATCTGCTGCTAGTGCTACCAACATCTCTCAAGCTCAATATGATCAGTTGATTGGATTACTTCAACAAGTTAACTTGATCCCATCTACCACTCCTAGCACTACTGCATCTATC encodes:
- the LOC131650244 gene encoding uncharacterized protein LOC131650244, yielding MPPRVAPPDIDSPYYIHPSEGPNSVCISPKLNGSNYLAWSKSMQRALGAKNKFQFINGDLDIPSHQDLNRNQWERCNHLIHSWLLNSVSEQIASTIVFHANAIDVWIDLRERFSKAGRIRIFNLRSSINNLKQVSRSVMDYFIELRGLWEELNEHRPLSSCSCVQQCRCLAMQNVRAYRAEDQVMQFLTGLNERFSVVRTQVLLMEPLPPINKVYSLVVQEESNHNSASVTEDESALMVNAAQRFESKGKSPHYKHPPRQCTFCHRTGHTVDFCYQKHGHPNFNKNKSQANASTTHTSDVDHTPENSTTISSAASATNISQAQYDQLIGLLQQVNLIPSTTPSTTASIFTLMTTSTPNEDLSGIVCNSFSSSARANYWILDSGANDHVCSSLSLFTSIHAINPIYITLPNSNSVCVNQAGFVQFSSDLYLEDVLYSNDFHLNLISISKLCQSLKCHAKFSSHTCFLQDMNNLKMIGLGR